The Panicum virgatum strain AP13 chromosome 5K, P.virgatum_v5, whole genome shotgun sequence genome has a window encoding:
- the LOC120705432 gene encoding protein STIG1-like, whose translation MRKATIFLMALAALATAAPLRVAAVAAPAHPLRRSRFLANAANFPPPASFYDCSKKPPSICLEPGSPGATCCKGTCVDTEHSFQHCGSCNKTCKYTQTCCEGKCVNTFTDKKNCGSCGVRCRTRCTNGYCDYAA comes from the coding sequence ATGAGAAAAGCTACCATCTTTCTCATGGCGCTCGCCGCCCTCGCCACGGCCGCTCCCCTGCGAGTGGCGGCAGTGGCAGCGCCGGCGCATCCCCTCAGGAGAAGCCGCTTCCTCGCCAACGCCGCCAAtttcccgccgccggcgtcgttcTACGACTGCAGCAAGAAGCCGCCGTCCATCTGCCTAGAGCCCGGGAGCCCCGGCGCGACGTGCTGCAAAGGCACCTGCGTCGACACCGAGCACAGCTTCCAGCACTGCGGCAGCTGCAACAAGACGTGCAAGTACACGCAGACCTGCTGCGAGGGCAAATGCGTCAACACCTTCACCGACAAGAAGAACTGCGGCAGCTGCGGCGTCAGGTGCAGAACCAGGTGCACCAACGGCTACTGCGACTACGCGGCGTGA